One Nocardia iowensis DNA window includes the following coding sequences:
- a CDS encoding MarR family winged helix-turn-helix transcriptional regulator, with product MVDSNATLLKLLSRATAAYERTLNRELRARLDDQLRPAHYAVFRHLDPAGSRISALAETAGMTQQSMGELVAHLERCGLVERQVDPVDRRARLVVLTDRGRAALDVAAQRIRSIEQMIADALGERGLGDLRRALALVDEALAAESTAAAD from the coding sequence ATGGTTGATTCGAATGCCACTTTGCTGAAACTGCTGAGCCGGGCGACTGCCGCCTACGAGCGCACACTGAACCGGGAACTGCGCGCCCGCCTCGACGACCAGCTCCGCCCGGCGCATTACGCCGTCTTCCGCCACCTCGACCCGGCGGGTTCGCGGATCAGCGCGCTGGCCGAGACGGCGGGGATGACGCAGCAGTCGATGGGGGAGTTGGTGGCTCATCTGGAGCGCTGTGGCCTGGTCGAACGGCAGGTCGACCCGGTCGACCGGCGGGCCAGGCTGGTCGTGCTCACCGACCGCGGTAGAGCCGCGCTCGACGTTGCGGCGCAACGGATTCGGAGCATCGAGCAGATGATCGCCGACGCGTTGGGTGAGCGCGGGCTCGGCGACTTGCGACGGGCATTGGCTCTGGTGGACGAGGCGCTGGCGGCAGAATCCACGGCCGCCGCCGATTGA
- the treY gene encoding malto-oligosyltrehalose synthase codes for MTTPEPTETHVTDPLSLRRTPARPTTIRSTYRLQLRPDTLTFGDARAIAEYLQQLGISHLYLSPILTATHGSTHGYDVTDPTTVSAALGGPLGLKALSDEVRSRGMGLLVDLVPNHVGVADPRQNPWWWDVLRNGRDSAFAHYFDIDWSPGNGAGGRLALPVLQSDNDPAALTVDRSGPEPMLALHDLRFPIAPGTDGDNALRIHDKQHYRLVSWKAGVCTYRRFFAVSSLAAIRQEDPEVFEATHRELAAWCEHDLIDGVRIDHPDGLSYPAAYLARVRRLIGPHRLLLVEKILANREPLDATLPVDGTTGYDALADFGGVLIDPDGEQALTELSKKVAGHGSDRAWIGETEHRIKRAVAESILAPEVRRLVAAIKRDAAAASFDTMAMTNATIEVLAFMPVYRADYAPLANMIGAVIAEVEKRNSELTAPLAVLVTALASDGEAAVRFSQVCGAVTAKAVEDTMFYQAARLVSLQEVGGNPARFGHSLNEFHLSNSERAQRWPATMTTLSTHDTKRGEDVRARIGVLSQAADTWAQSVESWEETTPGPDGATTLFLLQNMFGVWPADGRPAASVPGLRERLHLFAEKSIREAGTKTSWEEPDADFESAVHSWIDAVIDGPVGSELGDLVHELAPHAWSDALSQKLLQLCGPGIPDIYQGCELWEDTLVDPDNRRPVDFAVRAGMLQSLTGTPALDTTGAAKMWIVAYALWLRRERPDCFVGGTYLPLFATGEQASRLVSYARGRLGAAPEVIVAATRHSVGLAETGWGDTTLDLPQGNWTDRLTGHTFQGRARLEKLFARLPVALLVR; via the coding sequence ATGACTACACCGGAACCCACCGAGACGCACGTGACCGACCCGCTCTCGCTGCGCCGCACCCCGGCCAGGCCGACGACGATCCGCAGCACCTACCGGCTCCAGCTGCGCCCCGACACGCTGACCTTCGGCGACGCCCGCGCGATCGCCGAATACCTACAGCAGCTGGGCATTTCGCACCTGTACCTGTCACCGATCCTCACCGCGACGCACGGTTCCACGCACGGCTACGACGTCACCGACCCCACCACGGTGTCGGCCGCGCTCGGCGGCCCCCTCGGCCTCAAGGCGCTGTCCGACGAAGTGCGCAGTCGCGGTATGGGTTTGCTCGTCGACCTGGTGCCCAACCACGTCGGGGTGGCCGATCCGCGGCAGAACCCGTGGTGGTGGGATGTGCTGCGCAACGGCCGCGATTCCGCGTTCGCGCACTACTTCGACATCGACTGGAGCCCGGGCAACGGCGCGGGCGGGCGACTGGCCCTTCCGGTCCTGCAGAGCGACAACGACCCAGCGGCGCTCACCGTCGACCGGTCCGGCCCGGAACCCATGCTGGCGCTGCATGATCTGCGTTTCCCCATCGCACCGGGCACCGACGGCGACAACGCGCTGCGCATCCACGACAAGCAGCACTATCGCCTGGTGAGCTGGAAGGCGGGCGTGTGCACCTACCGCCGGTTCTTCGCGGTCAGCAGCCTCGCCGCGATCCGCCAGGAGGACCCTGAGGTCTTCGAGGCGACCCATCGCGAACTCGCCGCCTGGTGCGAGCACGACCTCATCGACGGCGTGCGGATCGACCACCCGGACGGATTGTCCTATCCCGCAGCCTATCTCGCGCGGGTGCGCAGGCTGATCGGCCCGCACCGGCTGCTGCTGGTGGAGAAGATCCTGGCCAACCGGGAGCCGCTGGACGCGACGCTGCCGGTCGACGGCACCACCGGCTACGACGCGCTCGCCGACTTCGGCGGCGTGCTCATCGACCCGGACGGCGAGCAAGCGCTGACCGAGCTGTCGAAGAAGGTGGCCGGTCACGGCAGCGACCGCGCCTGGATCGGCGAGACCGAACACCGGATCAAGCGGGCGGTCGCGGAAAGCATTCTGGCGCCCGAGGTCCGCCGCCTGGTCGCGGCGATCAAGCGGGACGCCGCCGCGGCGAGCTTCGACACCATGGCGATGACCAACGCCACCATCGAGGTGCTCGCCTTCATGCCGGTGTATCGGGCCGACTACGCGCCGCTGGCCAATATGATCGGCGCTGTCATCGCCGAGGTGGAAAAGCGCAACAGCGAACTCACCGCCCCGCTGGCGGTGCTGGTCACCGCGCTCGCCTCGGACGGCGAGGCCGCGGTGCGGTTCAGCCAGGTCTGCGGCGCGGTCACCGCGAAGGCGGTCGAGGACACCATGTTCTATCAGGCCGCCCGGCTGGTCTCCTTGCAGGAGGTCGGCGGCAACCCGGCCCGGTTCGGCCACTCGCTCAACGAGTTCCACCTGTCCAACAGTGAACGCGCGCAGCGCTGGCCCGCCACCATGACCACCCTGTCCACCCACGACACCAAGCGCGGCGAAGATGTGCGCGCCCGCATCGGCGTGCTCTCCCAGGCGGCCGACACCTGGGCGCAGAGTGTCGAATCCTGGGAGGAGACCACGCCGGGACCGGACGGTGCCACCACATTGTTCTTGTTGCAGAACATGTTCGGGGTGTGGCCCGCCGACGGCCGTCCAGCCGCCTCGGTCCCCGGCTTGCGGGAACGGCTGCATTTGTTCGCCGAGAAGTCGATTCGCGAGGCAGGCACCAAAACCTCCTGGGAGGAACCGGATGCCGACTTCGAGTCCGCCGTGCACAGCTGGATCGACGCGGTGATCGACGGCCCGGTCGGCTCCGAGCTCGGCGACCTGGTGCACGAGCTGGCCCCGCACGCGTGGTCGGACGCGTTGTCGCAGAAGTTGCTCCAACTCTGCGGACCCGGCATCCCGGACATCTACCAGGGCTGCGAGCTGTGGGAAGACACCCTTGTCGATCCCGACAACCGCCGCCCGGTGGACTTCGCGGTGCGCGCGGGCATGCTGCAATCACTCACCGGCACACCCGCTTTGGACACCACCGGCGCGGCGAAGATGTGGATCGTCGCGTACGCGCTATGGCTGCGCCGGGAGCGCCCCGACTGCTTTGTCGGCGGCACCTACCTGCCGCTGTTCGCCACTGGCGAGCAGGCGAGCAGGTTGGTGTCCTACGCCCGGGGCCGCCTCGGTGCGGCCCCGGAGGTGATCGTCGCGGCCACCCGACACAGCGTCGGTCTCGCCGAAACCGGCTGGGGTGATACGACTCTCGATCTCCCGCAGGGCAACTGGACGGACCGGCTCACCGGGCACACTTTCCAGGGCCGGGCTCGGCTGGAGAAGCTGTTCGCTCGGCTGCCCGTCGCCCTACTGGTGCGCTGA
- the glgX gene encoding glycogen debranching protein GlgX gives MAQPDAASGDATPLGVWPGTAYPLGATYDGAGTNFSVFSEVADAVDLCLIARDGTESRIPLDEVDGYVWHAYLPAVGPGQRYGFRVHGPYDPEHGLRCDPSKLLLDPYGKAFDGEFDNHPSLYTHGLDSLGHTMAGVVINPYFDWGTDRAPNRPYHETVIYEAHVKGMTATHPDVPDELRGTYSGIAHPAIIEHLKGLGVTAIELMPVHQFLHDSVLLDQGLRNYWGYNSFGYLAPHNEYAAIKRADSAVTEFKAMVRALHAEGIEVILDVVYNHTAEGNHRGPTISFRGIDNAAYYRLLDDDPSHYMDYTGTGNSLNVRHPHTLQLIMDSLRYWVLDMHVDGFRFDLAATLARELHDVDRLSTFFDLVQQDPVVSQVKLIAEPWDVGEGGYQVGNFPGLWTEWNGKYRDTVRDYWRGEPATLGEFASRLTGSSDLYEATGRRPSASINFITAHDGFTLRDLVSYNEKHNEANGEDNRDGESWNRSWNCGVEGPTDDPDILALRARQSRNLLATLVLSQGVPMLAHGDEMGRTQHGNNNVYCQDSPLAWMDWSLMEENSDLLEFTRTVIALRTEHPIFRRRRFLDGRPVRSKDRARDIAWLTPEGAEMTTADWDSGFGKSLTVFLNGKGIHEPGPRGERITDDSFLLCFNAHDEAMDFTLPGTDYGLAWTVALDCSTPTGSADASYPAAATIPVESRCLLVLRHAG, from the coding sequence ATGGCTCAGCCCGACGCAGCGTCCGGTGACGCGACACCACTGGGTGTGTGGCCCGGCACCGCCTATCCGCTGGGTGCGACCTACGACGGGGCAGGCACCAACTTCTCGGTGTTCTCCGAGGTTGCCGACGCCGTCGATTTGTGCCTGATCGCCAGGGACGGCACCGAATCCCGGATTCCGCTCGACGAGGTGGACGGGTATGTCTGGCATGCCTACCTGCCCGCGGTCGGGCCCGGTCAGCGCTACGGATTCCGCGTGCACGGTCCTTACGACCCGGAGCACGGCTTACGTTGCGATCCGAGCAAACTATTGCTCGACCCGTACGGCAAGGCGTTCGACGGCGAATTCGACAATCACCCGTCGCTGTACACGCACGGCCTGGATTCCCTCGGCCACACCATGGCGGGCGTGGTGATCAACCCGTACTTCGATTGGGGCACCGACCGCGCGCCGAACCGGCCGTACCACGAGACCGTGATCTACGAGGCGCACGTCAAGGGCATGACCGCCACCCATCCCGACGTCCCGGACGAGTTGCGCGGCACCTACTCCGGCATCGCGCACCCGGCCATCATCGAACATTTGAAAGGCTTGGGCGTCACCGCGATCGAGCTGATGCCGGTGCACCAGTTCCTGCACGACAGCGTGCTGCTGGACCAGGGACTGCGAAACTACTGGGGCTACAACAGTTTCGGCTACCTCGCCCCGCACAACGAGTACGCCGCCATCAAACGCGCCGACTCCGCGGTGACCGAGTTCAAGGCGATGGTGCGCGCACTGCACGCCGAGGGCATCGAGGTGATCCTCGACGTGGTCTACAACCACACCGCCGAGGGCAATCACCGCGGTCCGACCATCAGCTTCCGCGGCATCGACAACGCCGCCTACTACCGCCTGCTCGACGATGATCCGTCGCACTACATGGATTACACCGGCACCGGCAACAGCCTGAACGTGCGCCACCCGCACACGCTGCAGCTGATCATGGACTCGCTGCGCTACTGGGTCCTGGACATGCACGTCGACGGTTTCCGCTTCGACCTGGCCGCGACGCTGGCCCGCGAGCTGCACGACGTCGATCGGCTGTCCACGTTCTTCGATCTGGTGCAACAGGATCCGGTGGTCAGCCAGGTGAAGCTGATCGCGGAGCCGTGGGACGTCGGCGAGGGCGGATACCAGGTCGGCAACTTCCCCGGACTGTGGACCGAGTGGAACGGCAAATACCGCGACACCGTGCGCGACTACTGGCGCGGCGAGCCCGCGACCTTGGGCGAGTTCGCCTCTCGGCTTACCGGCTCCTCGGATCTGTACGAGGCCACCGGGCGCAGGCCGAGCGCGAGCATCAACTTCATCACCGCGCACGACGGCTTCACGCTGCGGGACCTGGTGTCCTACAACGAGAAACACAACGAGGCGAACGGCGAGGACAACCGCGACGGGGAGAGCTGGAACCGATCGTGGAACTGCGGCGTCGAAGGCCCCACCGACGACCCGGACATCCTCGCGCTGCGGGCCAGGCAGAGCCGCAACCTGCTGGCCACGCTGGTGCTCAGCCAGGGCGTGCCGATGCTCGCGCACGGCGACGAAATGGGCCGCACCCAGCACGGCAACAACAATGTGTACTGTCAGGACTCCCCGCTGGCCTGGATGGATTGGTCACTGATGGAAGAGAATTCGGACCTGCTCGAATTCACCCGCACCGTGATCGCGTTGCGGACCGAGCATCCCATCTTCCGGCGCCGCCGCTTCCTCGACGGCAGGCCGGTGCGGTCCAAGGACCGCGCGCGCGACATCGCCTGGCTCACGCCCGAGGGCGCGGAGATGACCACCGCGGACTGGGACAGCGGCTTCGGCAAGTCGCTGACCGTGTTCCTCAACGGTAAAGGCATCCACGAACCCGGCCCACGCGGCGAGCGGATCACCGACGACTCGTTCCTGCTGTGCTTCAACGCCCATGACGAGGCGATGGACTTCACGTTGCCCGGCACCGATTACGGCTTGGCATGGACTGTCGCGCTGGACTGCTCGACCCCGACCGGTTCGGCCGACGCGAGTTACCCCGCGGCGGCCACGATCCCGGTCGAATCCCGTTGCCTGCTCGTCCTCCGTCACGCCGGATGA
- the bioD gene encoding dethiobiotin synthase, translating to MSILLVTGTSTDVGKTVVTAAVAASALAEGRSVAVCKPGQTGVGPGEPGDLAAVERLSGVTRTVELARYPDPLAPDTAARRAGLPELTLAETAAGIDALADADLTLVEGAGGLLVRLGDFTLLDLAQKLGAPVLLVTVPGLGTLNHTELTTRALQSAGVHCAGLVIGSWPKAPDLAAECNRIDLPRVTGVDIVGTIPEGAGSWHRDHFTAAAPNWFDPAWSPFA from the coding sequence ATGAGCATCCTGTTGGTCACCGGAACATCCACGGATGTCGGCAAGACCGTCGTGACCGCGGCCGTCGCCGCCAGCGCACTGGCCGAAGGCAGGTCGGTCGCGGTATGCAAGCCGGGACAGACCGGTGTCGGGCCAGGTGAGCCGGGTGATCTCGCCGCTGTCGAACGGCTCAGTGGGGTCACCCGGACCGTCGAGCTCGCGCGCTACCCCGACCCGCTGGCCCCCGACACCGCCGCGCGCCGCGCCGGTCTGCCGGAGCTGACGCTGGCCGAAACCGCCGCTGGCATAGACGCACTCGCCGACGCCGACCTCACCCTGGTGGAGGGGGCGGGTGGCCTGCTGGTCCGGCTCGGTGATTTCACTCTGCTCGACCTCGCCCAAAAGCTCGGTGCTCCGGTCCTTCTGGTGACCGTCCCCGGCCTCGGCACCCTCAATCACACCGAATTGACCACCCGTGCATTGCAATCGGCGGGCGTCCACTGCGCGGGTCTGGTAATCGGCTCCTGGCCGAAGGCCCCCGACCTGGCCGCCGAATGCAACCGCATCGACCTACCCCGCGTCACCGGCGTAGACATCGTGGGGACCATCCCCGAAGGCGCCGGTTCCTGGCACCGCGATCACTTCACCGCCGCGGCTCCGAACTGGTTCGACCCCGCCTGGTCCCCTTTCGCCTGA
- a CDS encoding 8-amino-7-oxononanoate synthase has protein sequence MTTDPLSWLDERASARVAAGLRRELRPRPARSPSIDLASNDYLGLVRHPEVIEGAIEAVRRWGAGSTGSRLVTGTTVEHELLEAELAEFVGAEAGLVFASGYAANLGAVTALAGRGALVVSDAGSHASLVDACRLSRARVEIAGHGDVDAVDRLLASRTEERALVLTDSVFSADGDLAPLAELHRVTRARGAVLIVDEAHGLGVRGAGGRGLVHELGLAGEPDLVITATLSKSLAAQGGVVLADGRVRAHLIDAARTFIFDTGLAPAAVGAARAALRVLRREPHLAGRVLQRAADIARIAAVPAPDSAVVSVVLGKAQVAYDAAQACRARGLDVGCFRPPSVPEGTSRLRLTARADLSPGELDTIATVLGDVLAEARGLDVVRA, from the coding sequence GTGACTACCGATCCATTGAGTTGGTTGGACGAGCGCGCGTCCGCGCGGGTGGCCGCCGGGCTGCGCCGTGAACTACGCCCCCGGCCCGCGCGGTCGCCGTCGATCGACCTCGCCTCCAACGACTACCTCGGGCTGGTCCGCCATCCCGAGGTGATCGAGGGCGCCATCGAAGCGGTGCGGCGGTGGGGTGCCGGATCGACCGGTTCGCGGCTCGTCACCGGCACCACCGTCGAACACGAGTTGCTGGAAGCCGAACTGGCCGAATTCGTCGGCGCCGAGGCAGGACTCGTCTTCGCCTCCGGGTACGCCGCCAACCTCGGCGCGGTCACCGCGCTCGCCGGGCGCGGAGCCCTGGTGGTCTCCGACGCGGGCAGCCACGCGTCACTGGTCGACGCGTGCAGGCTGTCGCGGGCCAGGGTGGAGATCGCCGGGCACGGCGATGTCGACGCCGTCGACCGCCTGCTGGCCTCGCGTACCGAGGAACGGGCGCTGGTGCTCACCGATTCGGTGTTCAGTGCCGACGGGGATCTCGCACCGCTCGCCGAGCTGCACCGGGTCACCCGGGCGCGTGGTGCGGTGCTGATCGTGGACGAAGCGCACGGGCTTGGTGTGCGTGGCGCGGGCGGGCGCGGACTGGTACACGAGCTCGGGCTGGCCGGTGAGCCGGACCTGGTGATCACCGCGACGCTGTCGAAATCCCTTGCCGCGCAGGGTGGAGTCGTGCTCGCCGATGGACGGGTGCGGGCGCACCTGATCGACGCCGCGCGCACCTTCATCTTCGACACCGGCCTCGCGCCCGCCGCCGTCGGTGCGGCGCGGGCGGCGCTGCGGGTGCTGCGGCGCGAACCCCACCTGGCGGGCCGGGTACTGCAGCGTGCCGCCGACATCGCGCGCATTGCCGCTGTGCCCGCACCGGATTCGGCGGTGGTATCGGTCGTGCTCGGCAAGGCGCAGGTCGCCTACGACGCGGCCCAGGCATGCCGGGCCCGCGGACTCGACGTCGGCTGCTTCCGGCCGCCGTCGGTGCCGGAGGGCACCTCCCGCTTGCGACTCACCGCCCGCGCGGACCTCAGCCCCGGTGAACTCGACACGATTGCAACGGTTCTCGGCGACGTGCTGGCCGAGGCCCGCGGATTGGACGTGGTGCGCGCGTGA
- a CDS encoding cupin domain-containing protein, producing the protein MADNTTLTFRNGHQVTLVARGEDEQGPYLRLRHTLPKAERQAGPHVHPVLTERWTVRHGRTRYRIDGVEHIANPGDTVTAPAGTVHEFWSEAADTAFDHEIRPPLRHWEMFQLWHNLDTAGKTTRSRVPRDPLALALLWDYQDGYLAGIPRWAQRAVLGGLARLAVRLGYRRRWLETPPGPR; encoded by the coding sequence ATGGCAGACAACACGACCCTCACCTTCCGCAACGGGCACCAGGTCACCCTCGTCGCCCGCGGCGAGGACGAGCAGGGTCCCTACCTCCGACTGCGCCATACGCTGCCGAAGGCCGAGCGTCAGGCAGGCCCGCATGTGCATCCCGTGCTCACCGAGCGGTGGACCGTCCGCCATGGACGCACTCGCTACCGGATCGACGGCGTCGAGCACATCGCGAACCCCGGCGACACCGTGACCGCGCCCGCGGGCACCGTGCACGAGTTCTGGAGCGAAGCCGCCGACACCGCGTTCGACCATGAGATCCGGCCGCCGCTGCGGCACTGGGAGATGTTCCAGCTCTGGCACAACCTGGACACAGCGGGCAAGACCACCCGGTCCCGGGTGCCACGTGACCCACTCGCCCTGGCATTGCTGTGGGATTACCAGGACGGCTACCTTGCCGGGATCCCACGCTGGGCGCAGCGCGCCGTGTTGGGTGGGCTGGCCCGCTTGGCCGTCCGGCTCGGCTACCGGCGGCGCTGGCTGGAAACCCCACCCGGCCCCCGTTGA
- a CDS encoding ABC transporter substrate-binding protein: protein MRHTLRVLVAVALAAAATGCSADKAGGGDLTIRNCEVDVRFPAPAKRLFVNDGNLISMVLALGAQEQVVAVSSVQRDADTLRRHYGPAVDELKTVAPEYPSRETVLAQGPDVMVAGWNYGYDEAKNLTPDSLSKAGIAAYTLTESCRQRNGERPRGIVEPWTALRADLTNLGAITGHADRATELTADLDRRLAALTAAPQAERKPTIFLFDSATDSLMSSGSFGAPQAILAAAGGRNALDDVADTWTRVSWERLAAADPDAIMFVDYPPQTFAQKLELLRAKPGINQLRAVTEGRFLNLPYAMWTSGPLNIDAAEQIRRQLETWNLVPASTIQPRTDDAVR from the coding sequence ATGAGGCACACTTTGCGAGTTTTGGTGGCGGTTGCGCTGGCTGCCGCGGCGACCGGGTGTAGTGCGGATAAGGCGGGCGGCGGGGATCTCACGATCCGGAATTGCGAAGTGGATGTGCGGTTTCCGGCGCCCGCGAAGCGGTTGTTCGTCAATGACGGCAATCTGATCTCGATGGTCCTCGCGCTCGGGGCGCAGGAGCAGGTTGTCGCGGTGTCGAGTGTGCAGCGGGATGCGGATACGCTGCGCAGGCACTACGGGCCTGCCGTCGATGAGCTGAAGACCGTTGCGCCCGAATACCCTTCGCGGGAGACGGTGCTGGCACAGGGACCCGACGTGATGGTCGCCGGTTGGAACTACGGCTATGACGAGGCCAAGAACCTGACACCGGACTCGTTGAGCAAGGCCGGTATCGCGGCATACACGCTTACCGAGAGCTGCCGCCAGCGCAATGGCGAACGTCCGCGCGGCATCGTCGAACCGTGGACGGCACTACGCGCCGACCTCACCAACCTCGGCGCTATCACCGGCCACGCCGACCGGGCCACCGAACTCACCGCCGACCTGGACCGACGGCTGGCCGCGCTGACCGCCGCACCGCAAGCGGAGCGCAAGCCGACCATCTTCCTGTTCGACAGCGCCACCGACTCCCTCATGTCCAGCGGCAGTTTCGGTGCGCCCCAAGCGATCCTGGCTGCCGCAGGCGGCCGCAACGCGCTCGACGACGTGGCCGACACGTGGACCAGGGTGTCCTGGGAGCGGCTGGCCGCCGCCGACCCCGACGCCATCATGTTCGTCGACTACCCGCCGCAAACCTTCGCTCAGAAGCTCGAGCTGCTGCGCGCCAAGCCCGGCATCAATCAACTCCGCGCCGTCACCGAGGGCCGCTTCCTCAATCTCCCCTACGCCATGTGGACCAGCGGACCCCTCAACATCGATGCCGCCGAACAGATCCGCCGACAACTCGAAACCTGGAACCTGGTGCCCGCCTCCACCATCCAGCCGCGCACCGACGACGCCGTCCGCTGA
- a CDS encoding adenosylmethionine--8-amino-7-oxononanoate transaminase gives MALTLDEITAIDAKHVWHPYGGFPATTEPLVVAEAAGTRLTLADGRELIDGMSSWWAAIHGYRHPVLDAALVAQAQRMSHVMFGGLTHEPAARLAELLVELTPAGLDKVFLCDSGSVSIEVAVKMCLQYWRCHDKPAKRRLLTWRGGYHGDTFTPMSVCDPTGGMHSLWTDVLVDQLFAPMPPRDYRPEYVAELERMISANADELAAVIVEPVVQGAGGMRWHHPRYLTDLRRLCDEHGVLLVLDEIATGFGRTGTFFAADQVGVSPDVMCVGKALTGGYLTLAAALCTALIAETISAGHGGLMHGPTFMGNPLACAVAVASIELLRSGDWRGDVARIESELEAGLAPMRDRSGVVEARVLGAIGVIELDRPVDMRTATDAAIGAGVWLRPFRNLVYTMPPFISTAEEVAAITAGMRAAVAAQTV, from the coding sequence GTGGCACTGACCCTTGACGAGATCACCGCCATTGATGCCAAGCATGTGTGGCACCCCTACGGCGGGTTTCCCGCGACCACCGAGCCGCTGGTGGTCGCCGAAGCCGCCGGTACCCGGCTCACCCTTGCCGACGGCCGCGAACTGATCGACGGCATGAGCTCCTGGTGGGCCGCCATCCATGGCTACCGGCACCCGGTGCTGGATGCCGCGCTGGTGGCGCAAGCGCAGCGGATGAGCCATGTGATGTTCGGCGGGCTCACCCATGAACCCGCCGCGCGCCTGGCCGAGCTGCTGGTCGAGCTCACGCCCGCCGGTCTGGACAAGGTGTTCCTGTGCGACTCGGGCTCGGTGTCGATCGAGGTCGCCGTGAAGATGTGCCTGCAGTACTGGCGCTGCCACGACAAGCCCGCCAAGCGGCGGCTGCTCACCTGGCGCGGTGGCTATCACGGCGACACGTTCACCCCGATGAGCGTGTGCGACCCGACCGGCGGCATGCACTCGCTGTGGACCGACGTGCTGGTCGACCAACTCTTCGCGCCGATGCCGCCGCGCGACTATCGGCCCGAGTATGTGGCGGAGCTGGAGCGCATGATCAGCGCCAACGCCGACGAACTCGCGGCCGTCATCGTGGAGCCCGTGGTGCAGGGCGCGGGCGGGATGCGCTGGCATCACCCGCGCTATCTGACCGATCTGCGCAGGCTGTGCGACGAGCACGGTGTGCTGCTCGTCCTCGATGAGATCGCGACCGGATTCGGCCGCACCGGAACGTTTTTCGCGGCCGATCAGGTCGGCGTTAGCCCGGACGTGATGTGCGTCGGCAAAGCGTTGACCGGGGGCTACCTCACCCTGGCCGCCGCACTGTGCACCGCGCTGATCGCCGAGACGATCAGCGCGGGACACGGCGGGTTGATGCACGGGCCCACCTTCATGGGCAACCCGCTGGCCTGCGCGGTCGCGGTGGCCTCGATCGAACTGCTGCGGTCGGGCGACTGGCGCGGCGACGTGGCGCGGATCGAATCCGAGTTGGAAGCGGGACTCGCTCCGATGCGTGACCGGTCCGGTGTCGTCGAAGCGCGGGTGCTCGGCGCGATCGGGGTGATCGAGCTCGACCGGCCGGTGGATATGCGGACCGCGACCGATGCCGCCATCGGCGCGGGGGTGTGGCTGCGGCCGTTCCGGAATCTCGTGTACACCATGCCGCCGTTCATCAGCACCGCCGAGGAGGTCGCGGCGATCACCGCGGGGATGCGGGCGGCCGTCGCGGCGCAGACGGTCTGA
- a CDS encoding bifunctional helix-turn-helix transcriptional regulator/GNAT family N-acetyltransferase: protein MTTVAATDVAAVREFNRRYTKVIGTLREGLLDSEYSLTEVRILFELANSGTVEVVTLRQTLDLDAGYLSRILARFENAGLVQRNRSDSDGRRQEVRLTTRGKEIFAVLDQRASDEISYLLNAKPPATRARLVTAMRTIQQILDHPVNAVAAPPFVIRDPKPGDYGWVIERHARLYTDEYGWDGTYEKLIVRIVADYLNRHDEQRERAWIAESGGEPVGSIFCVAENDTTARLRLLLVEPTARGLGVGSALVDECLRFATAAGYREIVLWTNDVLTAARHIYQRAGFEIVEESPHHSWGADLIGQTWRRSLGSAD, encoded by the coding sequence GTGACCACTGTCGCCGCCACGGATGTCGCCGCAGTCCGGGAATTCAACCGCCGCTACACCAAGGTCATCGGCACCCTCCGAGAAGGGCTGCTGGACAGCGAGTACTCGCTGACCGAGGTGCGAATCCTGTTCGAGCTGGCCAACTCCGGCACCGTCGAGGTGGTAACCCTGCGGCAGACACTGGATCTCGACGCCGGATACCTCAGCCGCATCCTGGCGCGCTTCGAGAACGCGGGCCTGGTGCAGCGCAACCGCTCCGACAGCGACGGCCGCCGCCAAGAGGTTCGGCTCACCACCCGAGGCAAGGAAATATTCGCCGTGCTCGACCAGCGCGCCAGCGACGAAATCAGCTACCTGCTCAACGCCAAACCACCCGCCACCCGGGCCAGGCTGGTCACCGCCATGCGGACCATCCAGCAGATCCTGGACCATCCCGTCAACGCGGTGGCCGCGCCCCCGTTCGTCATCCGGGACCCGAAGCCGGGCGACTACGGCTGGGTGATCGAGCGGCACGCCCGGCTTTACACCGACGAATACGGTTGGGACGGAACCTATGAGAAGCTGATCGTCCGCATCGTCGCCGACTATCTCAACAGGCACGACGAGCAACGCGAGCGCGCCTGGATCGCCGAATCCGGCGGCGAACCGGTCGGCAGCATCTTCTGCGTCGCCGAAAACGACACCACCGCGCGGCTGCGCCTGCTGCTGGTCGAGCCAACGGCCCGGGGCCTCGGCGTCGGGTCCGCGCTGGTCGATGAGTGTCTGCGCTTCGCCACCGCGGCCGGCTACCGGGAGATAGTGCTGTGGACCAACGACGTGCTCACCGCGGCCAGGCACATCTACCAGCGCGCCGGTTTCGAAATCGTCGAGGAGAGCCCGCACCACAGCTGGGGCGCGGATCTCATCGGCCAGACCTGGCGGCGATCACTCGGGTCGGCCGACTGA